A portion of the Blastochloris tepida genome contains these proteins:
- the tig gene encoding trigger factor, whose amino-acid sequence MQVTKTSDEGLKREFRVVLEASDLDGRAASRFEELKDRVRINGFRPGKVPASHLKRLYGRSVMAEVIEQAVAEANSQIVTDNSFKLALEPKVTFPEEQSEIEAVLEGRSDLAYTVAMEILPEIVLADFSAIALEKPVAPVEDADVDQAIDRLVDQNRPYEPRPEGSKAEQRDRVTISFKGTIDGELFDGGSADDVPVVVGSGSFIPGFEDQLVGIAAGETRTVNVTFPANYLAAHLAGKDAAFEVTCSEIAAPGHVEIDDAFAKTLGMDTIDALKDAIRQRLTGEREGLSRARLKRALLDALDTRHSFALPEGLVSQEFESVWAQITGEMKQGGRTFEDEKTTEEAARDEYRKIAERRVRLGLVLAELGQKADIKVTDDEVTRALVERARSFPGQEQQVWDYYRKNPNALASLRAPIFEEKVVDHLLSLVQLTEKRVTKDELFREEDADKPAA is encoded by the coding sequence ATGCAGGTAACCAAAACCAGTGACGAAGGCCTGAAGCGCGAGTTTCGCGTTGTTCTTGAGGCCAGCGACCTCGATGGTCGCGCCGCCTCCCGCTTTGAGGAACTCAAGGACCGCGTCCGCATCAATGGCTTTCGGCCCGGCAAGGTGCCGGCCTCCCACCTGAAGCGCCTCTATGGCCGCTCGGTGATGGCCGAGGTGATCGAGCAGGCGGTGGCCGAGGCCAACAGCCAGATCGTCACTGACAACAGCTTCAAGCTGGCGCTCGAACCGAAGGTGACCTTCCCCGAGGAGCAGAGCGAGATCGAGGCCGTGCTCGAGGGCCGCAGCGACCTCGCCTACACCGTGGCGATGGAGATCCTGCCCGAGATCGTGCTGGCCGACTTCTCGGCCATCGCGCTGGAGAAGCCGGTGGCGCCGGTCGAGGACGCCGACGTCGATCAGGCGATCGACCGGCTGGTCGACCAGAACCGCCCCTACGAGCCGCGCCCCGAAGGCAGCAAGGCCGAGCAGCGCGACCGGGTGACGATCTCCTTCAAGGGCACCATCGACGGCGAACTCTTCGACGGCGGCAGCGCCGACGACGTGCCGGTGGTGGTGGGGTCGGGCTCCTTCATTCCCGGCTTCGAGGACCAGCTCGTCGGCATCGCGGCGGGCGAGACCCGCACCGTCAACGTCACCTTCCCGGCCAACTATCTGGCGGCGCATCTCGCCGGCAAGGACGCCGCCTTCGAGGTCACCTGCTCGGAGATCGCCGCGCCGGGCCACGTCGAGATCGACGATGCCTTCGCCAAGACGCTGGGCATGGACACCATCGACGCGCTGAAGGACGCCATCCGCCAGCGGCTGACCGGCGAGCGCGAGGGCCTGTCGCGCGCCCGCCTCAAGCGCGCCCTGCTCGATGCGCTCGACACGCGCCACAGCTTTGCGCTGCCGGAAGGGCTGGTGTCGCAGGAATTCGAGAGTGTCTGGGCCCAGATCACCGGCGAGATGAAGCAGGGCGGCCGCACCTTCGAGGACGAGAAGACCACCGAAGAGGCCGCCCGCGACGAATACCGCAAGATCGCCGAGCGGCGCGTCCGCCTCGGCCTCGTCCTTGCCGAGCTTGGCCAGAAGGCCGATATCAAGGTGACGGACGACGAGGTCACCCGCGCGCTGGTGGAGCGGGCCCGCAGCTTCCCCGGCCAGGAGCAGCAGGTTTGGGACTATTACCGCAAGAATCCCAACGCGCTGGCCAGCCTGCGCGCGCCGATCTTCGAGGAGAAGGTCGTCGATCATCTGCTGAGTCTGGTGCAGCTCACCGAGAAGCGGGTGACGAAGGACGAGTTGTTCCGCGAAGAGGACGCCGACAAACCCGCCGCCTGA
- a CDS encoding multicopper oxidase family protein gives MTAFRPTRRTVLGGTVVTLAALGPSRTLRAETGGTPPGEARRLTLKPGAAQLRGPDLPPSPVWGFDGQAPGPILRVRRGGEVWVRAENGLDQPTAIHWHGIRLTNPMDGVPPLTQAAIPPGGAFDYRFACPDAGTFWYHAFAGTPEQLDRGLAGALIVEEETPIAVDQDIVLLLQDWQFDDGAAKEGEAKAEAKDSETKGAEAKESEAGARHATVNGRPAEDIAAKGHDRIRLRLINAAAWRIAALAFEGGLRPVLVAVDGQPSEAFELGRPRVALPPGGRVDLILDMPAAADPAAEPPAIRLHGYGTDSVLATFRLESGPPRRPEPLGTVSQLPDNPLPRHIELKGAHRLDLALDAGNPQPAAASLWTFRGGDGPAGPPLFRVARGRTVVLALVNKTPLPHAVHIHGHHVRLLDSLDDGWKPWWHDTLLVPEAKTSRIAFIADNPGKWLLPCRAVEQPADGTGSAKAAWFEVT, from the coding sequence ATGACCGCATTCCGCCCGACCCGACGCACCGTCCTCGGCGGCACCGTTGTGACCCTCGCCGCGCTCGGTCCGAGCCGGACGCTGCGGGCCGAGACCGGCGGAACGCCTCCCGGCGAGGCACGGCGCCTCACCCTCAAGCCGGGGGCTGCGCAATTGCGCGGCCCCGATCTGCCGCCATCGCCGGTCTGGGGCTTCGACGGTCAGGCGCCGGGGCCGATCCTGCGGGTGCGCCGCGGCGGCGAGGTATGGGTGCGGGCCGAGAACGGTCTCGACCAGCCCACCGCCATCCATTGGCACGGCATCCGCCTGACCAACCCGATGGACGGCGTGCCGCCGCTGACCCAGGCGGCGATCCCGCCCGGCGGCGCCTTCGACTACCGCTTCGCCTGCCCGGATGCCGGCACCTTCTGGTACCACGCCTTCGCCGGCACGCCCGAGCAGCTCGACCGCGGACTGGCCGGCGCGCTGATCGTCGAGGAGGAGACGCCGATCGCCGTCGATCAGGACATCGTGCTGCTGCTGCAGGACTGGCAGTTCGACGACGGCGCGGCCAAGGAGGGCGAGGCCAAAGCCGAGGCCAAGGATTCTGAAACCAAGGGTGCCGAGGCCAAGGAATCGGAGGCCGGCGCCCGCCACGCCACCGTCAACGGCCGCCCGGCCGAGGACATCGCGGCGAAGGGCCACGACCGGATCCGCCTGCGGCTGATCAATGCCGCGGCGTGGCGCATCGCGGCGCTGGCGTTCGAAGGCGGGCTGCGGCCGGTGCTGGTGGCGGTCGACGGCCAGCCGTCCGAGGCCTTCGAGCTCGGCCGGCCGCGCGTGGCGCTGCCGCCGGGCGGCCGGGTCGACCTGATCCTCGATATGCCGGCTGCCGCCGACCCGGCGGCGGAGCCGCCGGCCATCCGGCTCCACGGCTATGGCACGGACAGCGTGCTCGCCACCTTCCGCCTCGAGTCCGGGCCGCCCCGGCGCCCCGAGCCGCTGGGCACGGTCAGCCAGCTTCCCGACAATCCCCTGCCCCGCCATATCGAGCTGAAGGGCGCCCACCGGCTCGATCTGGCGCTGGATGCCGGCAACCCGCAGCCGGCGGCGGCCTCGCTTTGGACCTTCCGCGGCGGCGACGGGCCGGCCGGTCCGCCGCTGTTCCGCGTGGCGCGCGGGCGCACCGTGGTGCTGGCGCTGGTCAACAAGACGCCGCTGCCGCACGCCGTCCACATCCACGGCCATCATGTCCGGCTGCTCGACAGCCTCGACGACGGCTGGAAGCCGTGGTGGCACGACACGCTGCTGGTGCCCGAGGCGAAGACCAGCCGCATCGCCTTCATTGCCGACAATCCCGGCAAATGGCTGCTGCCCTGCCGCGCCGTTGAGCAGCCGGCGGACGGAACGGGATCGGCGAAGGCGGCGTGGTTCGAGGTCACATAG
- a CDS encoding NAD(P)H-hydrate dehydratase, translating into MDLLTTAEMAEADRCTIAAGTPGIALMDQAGLAVADTASRRFPLATPALVVCGPGNNGGDGFVAARILAQRGYPVRLILLGGRERLKGDAAEAAARFRGDIEPPEAFDSVRAGFIIDALFGAGLDRPVEGAAADLIARINRSGVPVVAVDLPSGINGDTGAVMGAAVRAVETVTFCRRKPGHLLLPGRMHCGRIRVADIGIADDTVASVGPRAYANDPDLWGGHFPVPTLLDHKYVRGHAVMVSGPRGRTGAIRMAARAALRAGAGLVTVASPLDALDENAMGLTAVMVRPLAEAAALSDLLADSRFRAVGLGPALGTGPEALALVDAALASGRPAVLDADALTIFAGRAGDLAHRIQAQPERPVVLTPHEGEFARLLAGEEVGQGSKLERARRAAARLGAVVVLKGGDSVIAAPDGRAAITNNAPPWLATAGSGDVLAGIATALVCQGMPAFEAAAAATWLHGESGREAGPGLIAEDLPEVLPRVTRALYERLDVDLATGWRPSAGR; encoded by the coding sequence ATCGATCTTCTCACCACCGCCGAGATGGCCGAGGCCGACCGGTGCACCATCGCCGCCGGCACGCCCGGCATCGCCTTGATGGATCAGGCGGGCCTCGCCGTCGCCGACACCGCCTCGCGCCGCTTTCCGCTGGCGACGCCGGCACTTGTGGTGTGTGGCCCCGGCAATAATGGCGGCGACGGCTTCGTCGCCGCCCGCATCCTCGCCCAGCGCGGCTACCCGGTGCGACTGATCCTTCTCGGCGGGCGCGAGCGCCTGAAGGGCGACGCCGCCGAGGCGGCCGCGCGCTTCCGCGGCGACATCGAGCCGCCGGAGGCGTTCGACAGCGTGCGTGCCGGCTTCATCATCGACGCGCTGTTCGGCGCCGGACTCGACCGCCCGGTCGAGGGCGCGGCCGCCGATCTCATCGCCCGCATCAACCGCTCCGGCGTGCCGGTGGTGGCGGTCGACCTGCCCTCGGGCATCAATGGCGACACCGGGGCGGTGATGGGCGCAGCGGTGCGCGCGGTCGAGACGGTGACGTTCTGCCGGCGGAAGCCCGGCCACCTGCTGCTGCCCGGCCGCATGCATTGCGGCCGCATCCGCGTTGCCGACATCGGCATCGCCGACGACACCGTGGCCTCGGTCGGCCCCCGCGCCTATGCCAACGACCCCGATCTGTGGGGCGGGCATTTCCCGGTGCCGACGCTGCTCGACCACAAATATGTCCGTGGCCACGCCGTCATGGTGTCGGGGCCGCGCGGGCGCACCGGCGCCATCCGCATGGCGGCGCGGGCGGCGCTCAGGGCTGGCGCCGGGCTGGTGACGGTGGCAAGCCCCCTCGACGCGCTGGACGAGAACGCCATGGGCCTCACCGCGGTGATGGTGCGCCCGCTCGCCGAGGCCGCAGCGCTGTCGGACCTGCTGGCGGATTCCCGCTTCCGGGCCGTCGGCCTGGGGCCGGCGCTCGGCACCGGGCCGGAGGCGCTCGCGCTGGTCGATGCCGCGCTGGCCTCGGGCCGCCCGGCCGTGCTGGATGCCGACGCGCTGACGATCTTCGCCGGCCGCGCCGGCGATCTCGCTCACCGCATCCAGGCCCAGCCGGAGCGGCCGGTGGTGCTGACGCCGCACGAGGGCGAGTTCGCCAGGCTGCTCGCGGGCGAGGAGGTCGGTCAGGGGTCGAAGCTGGAGCGCGCCCGCCGCGCCGCGGCCCGGCTCGGCGCCGTCGTGGTGCTGAAGGGCGGCGACAGCGTGATCGCCGCGCCGGACGGCCGCGCCGCCATCACCAACAACGCGCCGCCCTGGCTCGCCACCGCCGGTTCCGGCGACGTGCTGGCCGGCATCGCCACCGCGCTGGTGTGCCAGGGCATGCCGGCGTTCGAGGCGGCGGCCGCGGCGACCTGGCTGCACGGCGAAAGCGGCCGCGAGGCCGGCCCCGGCCTGATCGCCGAGGATCTGCCCGAGGTGCTGCCGCGCGTGACTCGCGCGCTCTACGAGCGGCTCGACGTCGACCTCGCGACGGGATGGCGGCCTTCGGCCGGGCGTTGA
- a CDS encoding P-II family nitrogen regulator: MKKIEAIIKPFKLDEVKEALQEVGLQGITVTEAKGFGRQKGHTELYRGAEYVVDFLPKVKIEVVLSDDMVEKAIDAIRRAAQTGRIGDGKIFVSDVEEAIRIRTGESGLDAI; encoded by the coding sequence ATGAAAAAAATCGAAGCCATCATCAAGCCGTTCAAGCTCGATGAGGTGAAGGAGGCATTGCAGGAGGTCGGTCTCCAAGGCATCACTGTCACCGAAGCCAAGGGATTTGGACGCCAGAAAGGGCATACCGAACTCTATCGGGGCGCGGAATACGTTGTGGACTTTCTGCCGAAAGTGAAGATCGAAGTGGTCCTTTCCGACGACATGGTCGAGAAGGCGATCGACGCGATCCGGCGGGCGGCGCAGACCGGCCGCATCGGTGACGGCAAGATCTTCGTCTCCGACGTCGAGGAAGCCATCCGTATCCGGACCGGGGAGTCCGGGCTGGACGCTATCTAA
- the glnA gene encoding type I glutamate--ammonia ligase, which yields MKTAQDVLKTISDNDVKYVDFRFTDPRGKWQHVTFDISQINEEVFSEGVMFDGSSIAGWKAINESDMCLMPDPATATIDPFFAETTLNIVCDVLEPTTGEPYNRDPRGIAKKAEAFVKASGVGDTIYFGPEAEFFVFDDVKFASDPYNTGFVLDSTELPINADTDYEGGNLGHRVRTKGGYFPVPPVDSAQDMRSEMLGAMAKMGVSVEKHHHEVASAQHELGMKFDTLTLMADQLQIYKYCIHQVAHVYGKTATFMPKPVFGDNGSGMHCHQSIWKAGKPVFAGNKYADLSDECLWYIGGIIKHAKAVNAFTNPLTNSYKRLVPGYEAPVLLAYSSRNRSASCRIPYTNNPKAKRVEVRFPDPGANPYLAFAAMVMAGMDGIKNKIDPGPAMDKDLYDLPPRELKEIPTVCGSLREALESLDKDRAFLTAGGVFNDDFIDSYIELKMAEVMRFEMTPHPVEFDMYYSV from the coding sequence ATGAAGACGGCACAAGATGTGCTCAAGACCATCAGCGACAATGACGTGAAGTACGTCGATTTCCGCTTCACCGATCCCCGCGGCAAGTGGCAGCATGTTACCTTCGACATCTCCCAGATCAACGAAGAGGTCTTCTCCGAAGGCGTGATGTTCGACGGCTCCTCGATCGCCGGCTGGAAGGCGATCAACGAGTCCGACATGTGCCTGATGCCGGACCCGGCGACGGCCACCATCGACCCGTTCTTCGCCGAGACCACGCTCAACATCGTCTGCGACGTGCTCGAGCCGACCACCGGCGAGCCCTACAATCGCGACCCGCGCGGCATCGCCAAGAAGGCCGAAGCCTTCGTGAAGGCCTCCGGCGTCGGCGACACCATCTATTTCGGCCCCGAGGCCGAGTTCTTCGTGTTCGACGACGTGAAGTTCGCCTCCGACCCGTACAATACGGGCTTCGTGCTGGACTCCACCGAGCTGCCGATCAATGCCGACACCGACTATGAGGGCGGCAACCTCGGCCACCGCGTCCGCACCAAGGGCGGCTACTTCCCGGTGCCGCCGGTCGACTCGGCCCAGGACATGCGCTCCGAGATGCTCGGCGCCATGGCCAAGATGGGCGTCAGCGTCGAGAAGCACCACCACGAGGTGGCGTCCGCCCAGCACGAACTCGGCATGAAGTTCGACACGCTGACGCTGATGGCCGACCAGCTGCAGATCTACAAGTACTGCATCCATCAGGTCGCGCACGTCTACGGCAAGACCGCCACATTCATGCCGAAGCCGGTGTTCGGCGACAACGGCTCGGGCATGCACTGCCACCAGTCGATCTGGAAGGCCGGCAAGCCGGTGTTCGCCGGCAACAAGTACGCCGACCTCTCCGACGAGTGCCTGTGGTACATCGGCGGCATCATCAAGCACGCCAAGGCCGTCAACGCCTTCACCAACCCGCTGACCAACTCCTACAAGCGTCTGGTCCCGGGCTATGAGGCGCCGGTGCTGCTCGCCTATTCGTCGCGCAACCGCTCGGCCTCCTGCCGCATCCCCTACACCAACAACCCGAAGGCCAAGCGCGTCGAGGTCCGCTTCCCCGATCCGGGCGCGAACCCCTACCTCGCTTTCGCGGCGATGGTGATGGCCGGCATGGACGGCATCAAGAACAAGATCGATCCCGGCCCGGCGATGGACAAGGACCTCTACGACCTGCCGCCGCGCGAGCTGAAGGAGATCCCGACGGTGTGCGGCTCGCTGCGCGAGGCCCTCGAAAGCCTCGACAAGGACCGCGCGTTCCTGACCGCCGGCGGCGTGTTCAACGACGACTTCATCGACAGCTACATCGAGCTGAAGATGGCCGAGGTGATGCGGTTCGAAATGACCCCGCACCCGGTCGAGTTCGACATGTACTATTCGGTCTGA
- the smpB gene encoding SsrA-binding protein SmpB: protein MAKGKDETTGKVVADNRKARFNYEIGETFEAGIVLTGTEVKSLRGGKATIGESYADAKDGEIWLVNAYIPEYLEANRFNHEPKRPRKLLLHKRQVFKLMSAVSREGMTVVPLRVYFNARGRAKVLLALAKGKKAHDKRETEKSRDWAREKGRLLRDKG from the coding sequence ATGGCGAAGGGCAAGGACGAAACCACCGGCAAGGTGGTCGCCGACAATCGCAAGGCCCGCTTCAACTATGAGATCGGCGAGACCTTCGAGGCCGGCATCGTGCTGACCGGCACGGAGGTCAAGTCGCTGCGCGGCGGCAAGGCGACGATCGGCGAGAGCTATGCCGACGCCAAGGACGGCGAGATCTGGCTGGTCAACGCCTATATTCCCGAATACCTGGAGGCCAACCGCTTCAACCACGAGCCCAAGCGGCCGCGCAAGCTGCTGCTGCACAAGCGCCAAGTGTTCAAGCTGATGAGCGCGGTCTCCCGCGAGGGCATGACGGTGGTGCCGCTGCGGGTCTATTTCAATGCCCGGGGCCGCGCCAAGGTTCTGCTGGCGCTGGCCAAGGGCAAGAAGGCGCACGACAAGCGCGAGACCGAGAAGAGCCGCGACTGGGCGCGCGAGAAGGGCCGCCTGCTGCGCGACAAGGGGTGA
- the dapA gene encoding 4-hydroxy-tetrahydrodipicolinate synthase, translating to MTAKTNFRGSFTALVTPFKNGRVDEAAFRAHAAWQVEEGTNGLVPCGTTGESPTLSHHEHKQVVEWCVQEAAGRVPVVAGTGSNSTIEAIELSRHAEQAGADAVLVVTPYYNKPTQEGLYQHFKAINDAIGIPIIIYNIPARSVIDMSVETMKRLFELKNIAGVKDATANVARASLQRQHLGPGFNQLSGEDATALGFMAHGGHGCISVSSNVAPRQCAEFQAACLRGDYAKALELQDRLMPLHTALFMETNPSPVKYALSLLGKMTDEVRLPMVPVGEPTRRAVREAMAHAGLLN from the coding sequence ATGACGGCCAAGACGAATTTCCGCGGCTCCTTCACCGCACTGGTGACCCCGTTCAAGAACGGCAGGGTCGATGAGGCCGCCTTTCGGGCGCACGCCGCCTGGCAGGTGGAGGAGGGCACGAATGGCTTGGTGCCGTGCGGCACCACCGGCGAGAGCCCGACCCTGAGCCATCACGAGCACAAGCAGGTGGTGGAGTGGTGCGTGCAGGAGGCGGCCGGGCGCGTGCCGGTGGTCGCCGGCACCGGGTCGAATTCCACCATCGAGGCCATCGAGCTGTCGCGCCACGCCGAGCAGGCCGGCGCCGATGCGGTGCTGGTGGTGACGCCCTATTACAACAAGCCCACCCAGGAAGGGCTCTACCAGCACTTCAAGGCGATCAACGACGCCATCGGCATCCCGATCATCATCTACAATATTCCGGCCCGCTCGGTGATCGACATGTCGGTCGAGACCATGAAGCGGCTGTTCGAGCTGAAGAACATCGCCGGGGTCAAGGACGCCACCGCCAATGTGGCGCGCGCCTCGCTGCAGCGCCAGCATCTCGGGCCGGGCTTCAACCAGCTCTCCGGCGAGGATGCCACCGCGCTCGGCTTCATGGCCCATGGCGGCCATGGCTGCATCTCGGTCAGCTCCAATGTCGCGCCGCGCCAGTGCGCCGAGTTCCAGGCCGCCTGCCTGCGCGGCGACTACGCCAAGGCGCTGGAGCTTCAGGACCGGCTGATGCCGCTGCACACCGCGCTGTTCATGGAGACCAACCCGTCGCCGGTGAAGTATGCGCTGTCGCTGCTCGGCAAGATGACGGACGAGGTGCGGCTGCCGATGGTGCCGGTCGGCGAGCCGACGCGGCGCGCGGTGCGCGAGGCGATGGCCCACGCCGGCCTGCTCAACTGA
- a CDS encoding lytic transglycosylase domain-containing protein produces MRTAATLALIAAVLSPLPAAASSEANAVAQAIQLIERGRGAEADQIAATLRDPAARKTIEWMRLRRDTSGVGFERFAAFARENPGWPSVGLIRKRAEGKLWEDKASARTILAYFGQSRPTSGKGKLALARANLETGNQAAAQALVREAWREEPFSKDGEDDILRVFGPMLGRADHKARTDMFLYAEDGADALRNAARVGSDMVAVAKARIAAIKKDKALPKLLDAVPASARSEPSYIYARSQFHRREDKIKLAAEWVFKAPSDPKALVDTDQWWIERRLLVRHLIEENDPRTAYRMAAGAAMPEKENYKVEREFLAGWVALRFLNDPATARRHFARILQLTDNPTSEARGHYWLGRAAEAMGDRGEARAAYEKGARVVSAYYGQLSRAKLGRTDLPVPGLPRPSAQGRAAFLNSDTGRALQILHDIGRSDLTVPMYAELGERMRDPDQLAALAEFVSQRKDARAMLLVGRDALNRGLPFEAAAFPAVGLPSFPAREPAADLPVVYAIARQESAFNPATVSSANALGYMQVTPEAGRYVARKFGLPFDAKRLLSDPVYNMQMGALEIGDLIRDYDNNMILAFAGYNAGRGRVRDWVARFGDPRDPKVDPVDWVERIPFFETRNYVQRVLENLQIYRVRFSGRQALHIEADLRTGR; encoded by the coding sequence ATGCGCACAGCCGCGACCCTCGCCCTTATTGCTGCCGTCCTGTCCCCCCTGCCCGCCGCCGCCAGCAGCGAAGCCAATGCGGTCGCCCAGGCGATCCAGCTGATCGAGCGCGGCCGCGGCGCGGAGGCCGACCAGATCGCCGCGACCTTGCGCGATCCGGCGGCGCGCAAGACCATCGAGTGGATGCGGCTGCGCCGCGACACCAGCGGCGTCGGCTTCGAGCGATTCGCCGCCTTCGCCCGCGAGAACCCGGGCTGGCCGAGCGTCGGCCTGATCCGCAAGCGCGCGGAAGGCAAGCTGTGGGAGGACAAGGCCTCCGCCCGCACCATCCTGGCCTATTTCGGCCAGAGCCGGCCGACCAGCGGCAAGGGCAAGCTGGCGCTGGCCCGCGCCAATCTGGAGACCGGCAACCAAGCCGCCGCCCAGGCGCTGGTGCGCGAGGCCTGGCGCGAGGAGCCGTTCTCCAAGGACGGCGAGGACGACATTCTGCGCGTGTTCGGCCCGATGCTCGGCCGCGCCGACCACAAGGCCCGCACCGACATGTTCCTCTATGCCGAGGACGGGGCGGACGCGCTGCGCAACGCCGCCCGGGTCGGCTCCGACATGGTGGCGGTGGCCAAGGCCCGCATCGCCGCCATCAAGAAGGACAAGGCGCTACCCAAGCTGCTCGACGCCGTGCCGGCCTCGGCCCGCAGCGAGCCCAGCTACATCTATGCCCGCTCGCAGTTCCACCGCCGCGAGGACAAGATCAAGCTCGCGGCCGAGTGGGTGTTCAAGGCGCCGAGCGACCCCAAGGCGCTGGTCGATACCGACCAGTGGTGGATCGAGCGGCGCCTGCTGGTGCGCCACCTCATCGAGGAAAACGATCCCCGCACCGCCTACCGCATGGCCGCCGGCGCGGCGATGCCGGAAAAGGAGAACTACAAGGTCGAGCGCGAATTCCTCGCCGGTTGGGTGGCGCTGCGCTTCCTCAACGACCCGGCCACCGCCCGCCGCCATTTCGCGCGCATCCTGCAGCTCACCGACAACCCGACCAGCGAAGCGCGCGGCCACTACTGGCTCGGCCGCGCCGCCGAGGCGATGGGCGACCGCGGCGAGGCCCGCGCCGCCTATGAAAAGGGCGCGCGCGTGGTGTCGGCCTATTACGGGCAATTGTCGCGCGCCAAGCTCGGCCGGACCGACCTGCCGGTGCCGGGCCTGCCGCGGCCCTCCGCCCAGGGGCGGGCGGCGTTCCTGAATTCCGACACCGGACGGGCGCTGCAGATCCTGCACGATATCGGCCGCTCCGACCTGACGGTGCCGATGTATGCCGAGCTAGGGGAACGCATGCGCGACCCCGACCAGCTCGCGGCGCTCGCCGAATTCGTCAGCCAGCGCAAGGACGCCCGCGCGATGCTGCTGGTCGGGCGCGATGCGCTGAACCGCGGCCTGCCGTTCGAGGCGGCGGCGTTCCCCGCCGTGGGCCTGCCGTCCTTCCCGGCCCGGGAGCCGGCGGCCGACCTGCCGGTGGTCTATGCCATCGCCCGCCAGGAAAGCGCCTTCAACCCGGCCACGGTGTCGAGCGCCAACGCGCTGGGCTACATGCAGGTAACGCCCGAGGCCGGGCGCTACGTGGCCAGGAAGTTCGGCCTGCCGTTCGACGCCAAGCGGCTGTTGTCCGACCCGGTCTACAACATGCAGATGGGGGCGCTGGAGATCGGCGACCTGATCCGCGACTACGACAACAACATGATCCTGGCGTTCGCCGGCTACAATGCCGGGCGCGGCCGGGTGCGCGACTGGGTGGCCCGCTTCGGCGACCCGCGCGACCCCAAGGTCGATCCGGTCGACTGGGTGGAGAGGATCCCGTTCTTCGAGACCCGCAACTATGTGCAGCGGGTGCTGGAGAACCTGCAGATCTACCGCGTGCGGTTCTCCGGCCGGCAGGCGCTGCACATCGAGGCCGACCTGCGCACGGGGCGGTGA
- a CDS encoding type II toxin-antitoxin system Phd/YefM family antitoxin, translated as MINFLVIPGDDMVTVSLAQAKAHLSELLDQVEGGESIVITRHGKPVACLTAVAAPKRPIRSLGKFGLLASFAPGCRDGGSQARFCCARPGTTGCARFPDD; from the coding sequence ATGATCAATTTTCTGGTCATTCCCGGGGACGACATGGTCACGGTCAGTTTGGCCCAGGCCAAGGCCCACTTGAGCGAGTTGCTGGATCAAGTCGAAGGTGGAGAAAGCATCGTCATCACCCGCCACGGCAAACCGGTTGCCTGTCTGACAGCGGTCGCGGCGCCGAAACGCCCGATTCGGTCTCTTGGCAAGTTTGGTCTCTTGGCGAGTTTCGCGCCAGGATGCCGAGATGGCGGCAGCCAAGCGCGGTTCTGCTGCGCGAGGCCAGGGACGACGGGCTGTGCGCGGTTTCCCGATGATTAG